The following DNA comes from Paraburkholderia sp. PGU19.
GGCTGTGAAGCCGAGAATGCCGCTCAACACCAGAAAAAGCGGCCACGGAAAGCCCGGCACGGCGGCGAACGCAACCAGCAGCAGCGCCGCGAAGCCGAGCGCGGGGGCGCTGCCCATCAGTTGCTTGCCGATCTCCGCGCCGAGCGAGCGCGGTTTCTCGTCGCGATCGTCGGCGACGCGCGTGATCATCACGCCTGCCGCAACGGACAGCAGCAACGCGGGCAATTGCGCGACCATCGCGTCACCCACCGAGAGAATCGAAAAGCGGTTCGCCGCTTCGCCCGCCGTCATGCCGTGATACAGCACGCCCACGGCAAGACCCGCAACGATGTTGATCATCGTAATGATCAGACCCGCGACGGCGTCGCCCTTGACGAACTTCATCGCGCCGTCCATGCCGCCGTGCAGCGCGCTTTCGAGCGCGAGCGTCGCGCGCTTGTGGCGCGCTTCGTCGGCGGTCAGCAGATTGGCGCGCAGGTCGGCATCGATGCTCATCTGCTTGCCGGGCATCGCGTCGAGCGTGAAGCGCGCGCCGACTTCCGCGACGCGCTCCGAGCCTTTGGCGATCACGATGAACTGCACCAGCGTGATGATGATGAAGACCACCATGCCGACCACCAGATTGCCGCCCACCACGAGCTTGCCGAAGCTGTCGATGATGTCGCCCGCTTCGGCATGCAGCAGGATCGATTTAGTTGACGCGATGCTGAGCGACAGACGGTAGAGCGTGGTGAACAGCAGGATCGACGGAAATGCTGACAGCGAGACGACGCTCGGCACATAGAGCGTGATCATCAGCAGCGTGACGGCCGTGGCGATGTTCAGGCCGACGAGTATGTCGATCATGAAGAATGGCAGTGGCAGGATCATCAGCGAGACGATCGCGACGATCATCACGAGGATGCCGATCTCGCCGCCGGCGGGGAGTTTGAGTGTCTTGAGCATGAGCGTGTGTGGAGCGAAGCGGGAATGTGTAGAAGGCGGCGTGCGTTCAGCTTGACAGCGACGGCGCCGCATCGGCTTCGCGCGGCAGTGCCAGCGAATCGACCCAGCGCAAAATCGCGGCGACGGCTTCGAACAGTTCGTCGGGAATCGGCTCGTCGAGTTCGACCTTGTAGAGCGCGCGCGCGACGGGCGGATGCCCGACGATTGGCACGCCCGCGAGCTGCGCGTCGCGGCGCATCTGCAGCGCCGCGTCGTCCATGCCTTTCGCGATCACCACGGGCAGAGGGTATTCGTCGGGCGCATAGCGCACGGCGACCGCGTAGTGCGTCGGGTTGACGACCACCATGCTCGCGGTCGCGATCTTGCGCGGCGCAGATGTCGCAAGCTCGCGCGCGAGCCGCCGCCGCTCGCCCTTGATGATGGGATCGCCTTCGTCCTGCTTGAATTCGCGCTTGATCTCGTCCTTGCTCATTTTCTTGTCGCGAATGAAGAGGAACTTCTGCAGCTTGAAATCGACGCCGCCGAACACGACATACAGCGCGGCTGCGACCGCGAGCAGCCGGATCACGACGAAGCTCGCGAGCCTGGACAACTCGGGCAACGACTGGAACAGGGAGCCCGTGACGAGCGGCAGCAGGCCCGTGACCGTCTTCCACATCACGATGGCGAGCACGATGCCCTTGATGGTCATCTTCGCGAGTTCGAGCAGCGACTTGAGCGAGAAGATGCGCTTGATGCCCGCCATCGGGCTGACGTTCTCGAACTTCAGGCCGACGGCCTTCATCGAAATCATGATGCCCGTTTGTCCCGCGAGCGCGGCGACGGCGGCGAGAATCGCTGCGCCGATCATCGGCAGCAGGGTGCCCGCCATGCGCGAGCCGATCTGGTTCACCGCGAGCAGCAACGTCGTCATGTCGTGCGGGCCGGCGACGAATTTCAGCGCGATCGAAATGCACGAGCGCAAGCCATCGACCATCTTGTCACCCGTCGCCATCAGCATGCCGACGCCCACGGCCAGCAGCGCGCCGTCGACAAGATCCGTGCTTTTCGCGACCTCGCCGTCCTCGCGCGCCTTGCGCAGGCGTTTCTCGGTTGGCTGTTCGGTTTTGTCGTCG
Coding sequences within:
- the sctU gene encoding type III secretion system export apparatus subunit SctU, producing MSDDKTEQPTEKRLRKAREDGEVAKSTDLVDGALLAVGVGMLMATGDKMVDGLRSCISIALKFVAGPHDMTTLLLAVNQIGSRMAGTLLPMIGAAILAAVAALAGQTGIMISMKAVGLKFENVSPMAGIKRIFSLKSLLELAKMTIKGIVLAIVMWKTVTGLLPLVTGSLFQSLPELSRLASFVVIRLLAVAAALYVVFGGVDFKLQKFLFIRDKKMSKDEIKREFKQDEGDPIIKGERRRLARELATSAPRKIATASMVVVNPTHYAVAVRYAPDEYPLPVVIAKGMDDAALQMRRDAQLAGVPIVGHPPVARALYKVELDEPIPDELFEAVAAILRWVDSLALPREADAAPSLSS